AATTGAGCTGCTCGGAGCCCCGTTCCTCCGGACCGTGCATCGGGCGTCGCCGTCCACGAGTCAGGAGCAGCAGCAGGGCGAGGCTGCCTACCAAGGCCGCAAGCGCCCTGGGCAGCAGGGCCGGCGCGCCAAACCATTCAATTAGCAGCGTAACGCAGAGGGTGAGCGCGACGATGGAGGGCGCGCGCTTCGATAGGCTGTCGATCATGGGACTTGCGCGCACGGCGCTTCTATCGATGACCTCGCGACCGTCTGCAATGCCCACTGGCGCAACTTGCCCTCTAAGCCCCTCTAAGCTAAGGGGCGCGCGTCCGGCGGCGGTGGCCGCGGAAGCCCGTCTCTTCGGCGAGCGCGTACGGTGTACCGGAAGCGACCGGCACCGGGGCGCGCTCTTTGTCATGAACAGGGCCGTTCCGAACACCGCCCGCAGGTCGCCGCTTCGGCACGGTGCCGCCGCGGCAGTGCATGCAACCAGGTCCGCATGTGAAGGCCCGCCATGGTGGCGCGTCACGCGGCAGGCCAGTTTGAAGTTCAGGAACACAGATACACATGGCGACAACGACATTCCCGTCCCGCGACGATTTCGCGGCCCTCCTCAACGAAAGCCTCGGTGGTGAGAACGAAACCTTCGAAGGCAAGGTGGTGAAGGGCACCGTCACGGGCATCGAGAATGACATGGCCGTCATCGACGTCGGCCTGAAGAGCGAAGGCCGAGTGCCGCTGCGCGAGTTCGCGGCGCCGGGCCAGAGAGCCGACCTCAAGGTTGGCGACGAAGTCGAAGTCTATGTCGACCGCGTTGAGAATTCGGCTGGCGAAGCGATGCTGTCACGCGACCGCGCGCGCCGCGAAGCCGCCTGGGACAAGCTCGAAAAGGAATTCGAAGCCGGCAACCGCGTCGAAGGCGTGATCTTCGGCCGCGTGAAGGGCGGCTTCACCGTCGACCTCGGCGGCGCCGTAGCGTTCCTTCCGGGATCGCAGGTCGACATTCGTCCGGTCCGCGATGTTGGTCCTCTAATGGATCTTCCGCAGCCGTTCCAGATCCTCAAGATGGATCGCCGCCGCGGTAACATCGTAGTGTCGCGCCGCGCGATCCTCGAAGAGACCCGCGCCGAGCAGCGCAGCGGCCTCATCCAGTCGCTGGCCGAGGGCCAAGTCATCGAGGGCGTGGTCAAGAACATCACCGATTACGGTGCGTTCGTCGACCTCGGCGGAATCGACGGCCTGCTGCACGTTACCGACATCAGCTACAAGCGCGTCAATCATCCGAGCGAGGTGCTCAACATCGGCGACACGGTGAAGGTGCAGATTATCCGCATCAACCGTGAGACGCAGCGCATCAGCCTCGGCATGAAGCAGCTTGAGAGCGATCCGTGGGAAGGCGCATCGGCCAAGTATCCGGTCGGCGGCGTGTTCCAGGGCCGCGTCACCAACATCACCGAATATGGCGCTTTCGTCGAGCTCGAGCCGGGCATCGAAGGCCTCGTCCACGTCTCGGAAATGAGCTGGACGAAGAAGAACGTGCATCCGGGCAAGATCGTCAGCACGAGCCAGGAAGTCGACGTGAAGGTGCTCGAGGTGGACGAAGAGAAGCGTCGCATCTCGCTTGGCCTCAAGCAGGCGCAGTCGAATCCGTGGGAAGCCTTCGCCGAAGCGCACCCGGTCGGATCCGTCGTCGAAGGCGAAGTCAAGAACTCGACCGAGTTCGGCCTGTTCGTCGGCCTCGAAGGCGACGTCGACGGCATGGTCCACATGTCGGACATCGCCTGGGGCGTGTCGGGCGAGGAAGCGCTTCAGCTTCACCGCAAGGGAGAGACCGTCAAGGCGCAGGTGCTCGACGTCGATGTCGAGAAGGAGCGCATCAGCCTCGGCATGAAGCAGCTCGAAGGCGGCGGTGCTGGCGCGGCCGTTGGCACTGGCGCGGCGATCGGCGGGGTCAAGAAGGGCGAGACGGTCACCGTCACCGTCCGCGCGATCCAGGATGCTGGTCTCGACGTTCAGGTCGGTGACGACGGGGCCACCGGCTTCATCAAGCGCGGCGACCTTGGCCGCGACCGCGACGAGCAGCGCGCCGAGCGCTTCCAGGTCGGTCAGAAGCTCGACGCGATGGTCATCGGTTTCGATCGTTCGAAGAAGCCGAACTTCTCGATCAAGGCGATGCAGATTGCCGAAGAGAAGCAGCAGGTTGCGCAGTACGGTTCGTCGGATTCCGGCGCGTCGCTCGGTGACATCCTCGGCCAGGCGCTGAAGGAAGCCCAGGAAACGAAATCCAAGAAGAAGTAATTGTGAAGGCGGCGTTTCTTCTTGAGACGCCGCCTTTCAATTCCTCTTGCGTGAGAAACTGATTCCTGACAGCCTTATTCCCAAGCGGCCCATTGTTCGGGGGGAGTAGGGGCCGGTCATCCTTAATGCGGGGAAGCCGATGATCCGTTCTGAGCTGGTGCAGAAGCTTTGCACCGATTTCCCGGACCTCACGCAGCGTGAGGTCGAGGGCGTGGTCAGCGCCATTTTCGATTCTATCACGGATCAGCTCGCCAAGGGCGGCCGGGTGGAGCTTCGCGGCTTCGGCGCCTTCTCGACGCGCAACCGTGATGCGCGCATCGGCCGTAACCCGCGCACCGGCGAATCCGTCGATGTCGACGCCAAGCGCGTGCCTTACTTCAAGCCTGGCAAGGAAATGCGCGAGCGCCTGAACTTAGGTGAAGTCACTGCCGAATAGCCGGGGCAGCACTACCGTCGCCGCGGCTGGCAATGCGGACGTGGCGGAACGGTAGACGCTGGAGACTTAAAATCTTCTTCCCGATTGGGAGTGCGGGTTCGATTCCCGCCGTCCGCACCAACCCTTGAGCAGCCGAGCGTAGAGATTCGATCGCGATGCGATCGTCGAGCAGCGCGAAGAGCCTGCGAAAGCCGGCCGGCCGCCGGCCCCTATGCCGAGTGGATCGACGTCACGTATTTATTCCGTGACGGCGCGAGACCTTCGAAACCGAACATCCACACAGCCCAAAAAATTGGGGCAGACCGAAGCCCGCCCCAACCCCTGTGTTCAGCGTTGCCGCTTAGCCGCGTTCGCCGCGCTCCACCGGAGGCGGTGGGGGTGGCGGCGGAGGCGGCGGAGCGGGGCAAGTCGCCGCAACGTCGATCACCGAGTTCCCGACGATTCATGGTCACCGAAAAATTGACCAATTTTCGAACATTAATCGATGTTTCACGAGACGGTTTATTAAGCGTTTTCTCATAACACCGTCGCCGTGAGTAAAGCTGTACCGAGTAACAGCGCTTCGGCGGCGAATGAGCGCGTGGTCAATGCACAGCGCGATGCGATAGTGCTTACCATCCTCATTGCCGCGGTATTGTTGCTCATCTGGAACGGCAGCACCTTCTTCGCCAATCTGCAGATCGCGGGGAATTTCGACCCCGACGTACGCATCGCAAGTACCGCCTTAACGCTGAATGTCGCACTGATCCTGTTCGGCTGGCGGCGCTACGTCGACCTGCAGCACGAAGCGGAATTGCGGGCAGAGCAGGAACGGCGGGCCGTCGTCCTCGCAACGACTGACGCCATCAGCGGCCTCTACAATCGCAAGGGCTTCGCGGACCGCGCCGGCGAGTTGCTGGCGCGAAGCTTGGTAAGTGGCGATCATGTCGCGGTGGTTTCGTGCCAGGTTCAGCGGTTCAAGACCGTCAACGACCAGCACGGTCTGGAGATGGGCGATCGCCTGCTCAAGGAGATCGCGGCTTCCCTCAGCAAGGAGTTGCCGGGTCACATGGTCATCGCGAGGCTTAGCGGTGACGAATTCGCTGTCGCGCTCGCCGTTCGGCCGGACCAGGCGGAGCGGGCCGAGGAAGTCGCCGAGACCCTCCTGAAGATCGTCACTCGCCCATACGTCTTCGAAAACCGGATCATCCAGGTCGGCGCGTTTGTCGGCATTGCGGTAGCACCCGCAGCGGAGGCCGGCGTGCCCGATCTCCTGCGCCGCGCCGACATCGCGATGGACCGCGCCCGGAACGGCCGCATCGCGCGCCCCGTATGGTTCGACGCCGGCATGGAGCGGGCTCTACTGGCCCAGGGAGAGATCGAGCAGGGCATCCGGTTCGGCCTGGAGAACGGCCAGTTCATTCCCTTTTTCGAACCGCAGGTGGACCTCGCGACCGGCGACATCGTCGGCTTCGAGGTGCTGGCGCGCTGGAATCACCCACTCACCGGCATCATTGGCCCGGACATTTTCATCCCGATTGCCGAGGAAATCGGCCTGATCGGCCGTATGTCGGAGCAATTGATCGGCGAAGCGCTGCGGGAGGCCGCGACCTGGGACCCGGCGATCAAGATCTCCGTCAACATTTCCCCGTCGCAGCTTGCCGATAGCTGGTTTGCGCAGCGGATCGTCCGCTTGCTGACCGAAACGCGCTTCCCGGCAGATCGCCTCGTCGTGGAAGTGACCGAAACCTCGCTGTTCGCCGACATGGATCTCGCGCGTTCGATCGTGGCAAGCCTCAAGAACCAGGGCATCCGCCTTGCGCTCGACGATTTCGGCACCGGCTTCTCGTCGCTGGCGCACCTTCGCTCACTGCCGTTCGACATCATCAAGATCGACCGTAGCTTCGTCGCCGACATTCACAGCAAACGCGAGAATGGCGCGATCATCCGTGCCGTGACCACGCTTGCCAATGCGCTGTGCGTGCCGGTCTGCGTCGAGGGTATCGAGAACGAGAGCACGCTCGAGGGCGTGATGTCGCTCGGCTGCGAGATCGGGCAGGGGTGGTATTTCGGCAAGGCCATGCCGGCCGAGCAGGCCCGAGAGATGCTCGCGACCAGTCGCCGCACCGAGCTTCTGCAGCCGCCGCATTCGTCCGCCGCAGCCCGAGCTTAGTTCCAAAAACAGGAGATTAGAGCCATCTGTCCCGCCACGGGACGGATGGAGCCCTGTTGTGCAATCGGTGTTTTGAACATGGTGAATGTCCGGTTAAGGATTTACCATGTTGCTTGCGCGTCCAGCCCGTTCGATCAACCCGCGCCGCTTCGGCCGCGGCCCCGTGAAGGATGCGGGGCCGGCACCGACGCCGGCGAAGATCAGTGACGATCTGAAGCTATTCGCGACGACCTTCGCCGCTGGGTTCGTCTTCGTTTCGGTGTTCTTCGGCTAAGCCGCGATCAATCGCAGGCGAGGTGCAGTTTGTACCCCAGCCAAGCCGAGACCAGGCACATCGCCGCCACTAAGAGCAACTGACCCGTCGGGCCGACGCCCGCGCTGCTCAGCCCGTAAGCCATGAGCGAACCGACGACCATCGCGCCCGAGTTGACGATATTGTTGGCGGCCACAGTTCGAGCGGTTTCCGCCTTGGGCACCGTGGTCGTCAGGAAGGCGTAGAGAGGGACGACGAACATGCCGCCGGTGATCGAGACGCCGAGCAGCGCCAGGATCATCAGTCCCGCCATCGGGTTGAACAGGAAGTTGCCGAGCGTCGTCAGGTCGGGCCCATGCTTGCCCCAACTCAGCGCCACGAAGTGCAGCAGCAGGACGAAAACGCCCATTGCGATTACGGACGCCGGGGCGAAGCGGGCCGACACCTCGCTCTTCAGCAAGCGGTTTATGGCGACCGAGCCGATGGCGATTCCGACCGAGAAGATGCCGATAAAGAGACTGGCCACCTGCTCGTTCGCGCCAAGCACGTTCTTCACCAGCGGCGGGAAAATGATGATCAGCACCGCGCCGATCGTCCAGAAAAAGCTGATCGACAGGATGGCGAGGAACAGGCGGCGGATGTGCAGCGTCCCGCTCACCAGCTCGATCGACGCGTGAATGATGTGCCAGTTGATCGGTATGCGTTCGGCGGAAGGCGGCGCAGGAGGGACCTGGCGCCCGGCGAGGAAACCGAGCACCGCAATGCCGATCGTCGCTGCTGCCGCGATGGACGGCTGCACTGCCAGGACGCCGGCAAGGATCGTTCCGCCCAGGATGGCGAGATAGGTGCCGGCTTCGACCAATCCGGTTCCTCCGAGCACCTCGTCCTTGTGCAGATGTTGCGGGAGGATGGCGTATTTGATCGGGCCGAAGAAGGTCGAGTGAATGCCCATCGCGCAAACCGCTGCCAGCATCAGCGGAATATTCGCCAGCAGGATGCCCGATCCGCCAAGGATCATGATCCCGATCTCGGCAAGCTTGATGATCCGGATCAGGCGCGACTTGTCGTGATCGTCGGCCAATTGCCCGGACAAAGCCGAGAAGAGGAAAAAGGGCAGGATGAACAGGCCCTGCGCGATCGCGCTGAACTGAAACTCCTTCGCGGGGTTCGAATAGAGCTGGTACGTCACGAACAGGACGACCGCCTGCTTGAACAGGCTGTCGTTGAACGCGCCGAGGAACTGCGTCGTGAACAAAGGCAGGAACCGCCGCGAGCGCAGCAGATGTGAAACGTTCTGGATCAAGGCTTAGCTGAGCGCGCTCATTGACGGTGGCCGTGGAATAGCCAGCTTTCCGCTTTGCTCCAAACCTTATAACGGCCTTGTTCCAGAACGATGCTGTCGCTGCCGAACCTGCTGACCCTTTCGCGCATCCTTGCGGTGCCTATCCTGGTGTTCCTCTTGTGGCGCCCGGCGCCGTGGGACTATGCGATCACCTTCGTCCTCTACTGCCTTGTAGGCATCACCGACTATTTCGACGGCTATCTGGCGCGGGCGCAGGGGCGGATCTCACGGCTCGGCCAGTTCCTCGACCCGATCGCCGACAAGATCATGGTCGCCGCAGTGCTGGTGATGCTCATCTCCAGCCGCAAGGCCAATCCGGTGCCGGAGATTGCGAGCCTCCATATCATCCCCGCGCTGGTCATCCTGCTCCGCGAGATCATCGTCTCGGGCTTGCGCGAATTCCTCGCCGAGCTTCGTGTCGGACTACCGGTCAGCGCGCTGGCCAAGTGGAAGACCACCTTCCAGATGGTGGCTTTGGGGGCGCTGATCCTCGGCGGCGCGATGCCCGATTATCCGTGGGTGCACCTTACCGGTATTGTCAGCCTGTGGCTCGCGGCCGCACTGACGCTGGCGACCGGTTACGATTATCTGCGCATCGGCCTGAAGCACATGGACTGAGTTTCGGCAGCACTTATCGATTCTGCTGTTCTCACTGACGAAGGAATCCGGTTTCCGTCCGCCCCGCCTCGCGACTAGTCGTCGCGTCGACATTAGCTTCGGAGGGATTCTGACATGGACGCAAAGACTGGCGAAATGGGTGGGTGCCCGGTTGATCGGCCAAGCACGGTGCGCTCACTGCTCGGCCGCCA
This portion of the Sphingomonas limnosediminicola genome encodes:
- a CDS encoding integration host factor subunit beta, yielding MIRSELVQKLCTDFPDLTQREVEGVVSAIFDSITDQLAKGGRVELRGFGAFSTRNRDARIGRNPRTGESVDVDAKRVPYFKPGKEMRERLNLGEVTAE
- the pgsA gene encoding CDP-diacylglycerol--glycerol-3-phosphate 3-phosphatidyltransferase, encoding MLSLPNLLTLSRILAVPILVFLLWRPAPWDYAITFVLYCLVGITDYFDGYLARAQGRISRLGQFLDPIADKIMVAAVLVMLISSRKANPVPEIASLHIIPALVILLREIIVSGLREFLAELRVGLPVSALAKWKTTFQMVALGALILGGAMPDYPWVHLTGIVSLWLAAALTLATGYDYLRIGLKHMD
- a CDS encoding putative bifunctional diguanylate cyclase/phosphodiesterase produces the protein MSKAVPSNSASAANERVVNAQRDAIVLTILIAAVLLLIWNGSTFFANLQIAGNFDPDVRIASTALTLNVALILFGWRRYVDLQHEAELRAEQERRAVVLATTDAISGLYNRKGFADRAGELLARSLVSGDHVAVVSCQVQRFKTVNDQHGLEMGDRLLKEIAASLSKELPGHMVIARLSGDEFAVALAVRPDQAERAEEVAETLLKIVTRPYVFENRIIQVGAFVGIAVAPAAEAGVPDLLRRADIAMDRARNGRIARPVWFDAGMERALLAQGEIEQGIRFGLENGQFIPFFEPQVDLATGDIVGFEVLARWNHPLTGIIGPDIFIPIAEEIGLIGRMSEQLIGEALREAATWDPAIKISVNISPSQLADSWFAQRIVRLLTETRFPADRLVVEVTETSLFADMDLARSIVASLKNQGIRLALDDFGTGFSSLAHLRSLPFDIIKIDRSFVADIHSKRENGAIIRAVTTLANALCVPVCVEGIENESTLEGVMSLGCEIGQGWYFGKAMPAEQAREMLATSRRTELLQPPHSSAAARA
- the rpsA gene encoding 30S ribosomal protein S1 yields the protein MATTTFPSRDDFAALLNESLGGENETFEGKVVKGTVTGIENDMAVIDVGLKSEGRVPLREFAAPGQRADLKVGDEVEVYVDRVENSAGEAMLSRDRARREAAWDKLEKEFEAGNRVEGVIFGRVKGGFTVDLGGAVAFLPGSQVDIRPVRDVGPLMDLPQPFQILKMDRRRGNIVVSRRAILEETRAEQRSGLIQSLAEGQVIEGVVKNITDYGAFVDLGGIDGLLHVTDISYKRVNHPSEVLNIGDTVKVQIIRINRETQRISLGMKQLESDPWEGASAKYPVGGVFQGRVTNITEYGAFVELEPGIEGLVHVSEMSWTKKNVHPGKIVSTSQEVDVKVLEVDEEKRRISLGLKQAQSNPWEAFAEAHPVGSVVEGEVKNSTEFGLFVGLEGDVDGMVHMSDIAWGVSGEEALQLHRKGETVKAQVLDVDVEKERISLGMKQLEGGGAGAAVGTGAAIGGVKKGETVTVTVRAIQDAGLDVQVGDDGATGFIKRGDLGRDRDEQRAERFQVGQKLDAMVIGFDRSKKPNFSIKAMQIAEEKQQVAQYGSSDSGASLGDILGQALKEAQETKSKKK
- a CDS encoding MFS transporter, whose product is MQNVSHLLRSRRFLPLFTTQFLGAFNDSLFKQAVVLFVTYQLYSNPAKEFQFSAIAQGLFILPFFLFSALSGQLADDHDKSRLIRIIKLAEIGIMILGGSGILLANIPLMLAAVCAMGIHSTFFGPIKYAILPQHLHKDEVLGGTGLVEAGTYLAILGGTILAGVLAVQPSIAAAATIGIAVLGFLAGRQVPPAPPSAERIPINWHIIHASIELVSGTLHIRRLFLAILSISFFWTIGAVLIIIFPPLVKNVLGANEQVASLFIGIFSVGIAIGSVAINRLLKSEVSARFAPASVIAMGVFVLLLHFVALSWGKHGPDLTTLGNFLFNPMAGLMILALLGVSITGGMFVVPLYAFLTTTVPKAETARTVAANNIVNSGAMVVGSLMAYGLSSAGVGPTGQLLLVAAMCLVSAWLGYKLHLACD